taaaaattatttaagtttatttgaataatattttcaatataaacaattattttagtgCTATGTTTGGTTGCTGCAAAAACTCAGGAAGAGAACAATGCTAACTAATTTGTCTTTTTGCGATGTTCATTATAGAAAACTCAGGTTTAATATGAAATCTTCCAGCTCTTTGGTCATTGTAGATTATGCGCAAGTGAGTCTTTAAGTCCTAATGGCAGACTATGAAGAAGAATCTGTGTACATTATATAAGTTTTCTTAAGATGGGACATTGCGTAAGAAATATAGAAGTTTATTATAGAATCTGGCATCTTTAGTAATTTGAGCGAATTTATTCAAAACCTGCAAAATGTCTATAGTACTTATTAAAAGTCTCAAAGATGGATTTTTCTTAGGTTTAAGCATCCACATTGGATAAACTTTGCTTTGTAGCTCTGTATTTACAATATATTCCTAAATATAGTTTTTGCATTTGCCTTCCAGTGAGAATTGGAATTATTATATTGGTTATGGTGTTGGTATATCTGGTGTTCAAGATAGATTCCTAAGGTAAATTATTCATAAGCCAAACAATcttgtcttcttcttctagcTATAATATCTTTTAGAATAACTTGATGCTTGTGAGCAATGTATAAGCTATTAATAGAGCAAAAAATATAGTAGAAATTGGAATATTTGTGAAAATCTCCAAATAGCAGTACTTGGAAATCTCTTTAGACTTAGAACAGAGCCCGGTTAAAACAACCTGAGCTTGTATTGATAGGTCAAGATCAACCTAACATTTAGCATGGTTAAAATAGCTCGTTGAATGTGGTGTAGTATAATGATAAACTCATGCTTCTCATTTTCGTTCTAGATCAAAACAGATGGATCAGTCGTATTTTTGCTAGTAAAGAAAAGACTGAAAAAAGGGATACAAAGTACAAATTTAGTTGAAATGtgtaattatttgatttttaatggGGACATAActatggtgcaactgtggtaccataccacagCTGCACCTAGCCATTAGATTTAACTGCACACATGTACTATAGCTGAATTCAATGGTTAGGTGCAGctgtggtatggtaccacagttgcaccatagCTAGACCTTTTTAATAGACTATTTCTGATGGCAGTTAATGTCATTTCCGACAGCAGTGCCATCAAAAAAGGATTTTTTGTTCCAACAACTCATCGAAAATTGTACTTTTTCTATGTGACTTAATCCTACGTGTTCtgtttgaaatgaatttttcCGAGGGTATatgaagggtaatttttaaaaacctcccctgaggtttgggcttgttgcaagtagatggcgagaattgatttatttgtaaaaaaccccctaccgtcagttaagtttaacattgaccgttagttgaccgtgcaaagacaatattacccttaacaatagtttgtaaacaaaaataactaaaaaaaaccaaaattattggtgcaaaaagcacaaaccctattttttgacaattttatccttgtcaattctaaaaatttacaatatcataggtaaagattatgactatttcatttttaaatttttaattttatctttcttgtaggaattttaaggaaatatcaataatttaaagaggattttttaattttaattttttataagaactttaagaaaatattaataatttaaaaagtgtaaaatagctaataattttggttttttttttagttattttcgtttataaactattgttaagggtaatattgtctttgcacggtcaactaacggtcaatgttaaacttaactgacggtagggggttttttacaaacaaatcaattctcgtcatctacttgcaacaagcccaaacctcaggggaggtttttaaaaattacccggTATATGAATATTCTTGAGGGtatatgaatattttcaaGGGCATGTCCCCTCGGaaataaccttttttttttgtagtgaCCCCTGATTGGGTGTTTAgccttttattaataaattttccaatttatccaacctttttatttaaaatatgtgtgtgcgcgcgcgtgcttttatgtatattatatattttgtaattaaaaaaaagataatatatatttgttcGTATAATTGTAAAcgaaagtaataaattaattagatcaTTTCAGCAGTTGTTGTTCTGGGGGCACAAGTTGATAGCATGTAATATAAGAAACCGCGGCAATTCATTTTAGTCTTGAAGCTTTCCGTAGTTAGATTCCGAGTCTCTTAACTACTGTACTCCACTTTTGAATTTGACTTATAAAAAAGTCTTCCCATAAAACATGAAGAAAATTCCAAAAGTCGGTAATATGTGTGATTGTCTTTTTGGAGAGTTGAGTTGGTAAAATTCCCAATCCTCCATGATAAATTCCCGGCACATATCGGCCTCAATTTTGAGACTGAGTCCGGCCTTAATGGTAAAGAGTGACCTCTTTATCCTGATTTCGTGTCTCATTAGTTTGCATgcgttaaatttaaaaaaaaaatgacttttcTTAGAGAATCTCTTGTTGCTCtcactaaaattaattaattttaaatatataagtgCATCGCCAGCatatatacttaaaaaaattagctcaAAAATTGAGAGTtgtgtaaaatttatattagtagCTCCATAAGCCAATGTGTGATGTTTTTTCtatcaattaattactttaagCATTTGGTATAAAGGAATAATTAATCATGACTATACTTTATTTTAGATATCCAATAGTGATTTTATAGCAACCCCACGTGTGAAGTTCATTTTAAAGCATGTATGAAGATTATATGATTTTCCTACTCTCTAATGGCCTGATTGAGTGTATTcaaataactttattttttaagatgtCATCACTcagtataaataaaaaatacgatcatccaaaacaaaaacttatacaCAGTTAATAATAACATACCATAATCCATGAAAAAGCTATTGTCCAAAAAACTAAGATCGAGTTGTAAGAGAAGCTTAATTATTTGCATGCCAACTCTAAAACCGAGTTTGTTTATGCTACCAAAACTAACAAtgactaaataaattaatctcttatAGCATGTAAACTCTTATTTGACTCTATATATCGATACATGTACATAGAGAGAGAATCATTAACAGGTCCAGAAgcccaaattttataaaatttgggaCAAATTGACAACTGTGTGAACATATTTTTACAACgttatcaaaaaatttataattttaaaaaattttattcatggaGTTGTCAACTCGTTCTGAATTTTATATTCGagttagaaaatttttatatatgtgtatagagagagagagaaagagagaggaggggggggggggggggggggcttCCCTAATGGGGATGCCTGTATGAAATTATGTGCGGATACaaagtttataatattgtgAAACCTTTTACACCAACATTGTAAAAATAGACGTCTGTAAGAAATTTGTGTTTAgttgagaatatatatataaaacatgaATAAACAGGGTTGACTGTTGGCATTTGGCCGtgcattaacaaaataaattcataaaattttcactccttttttctttaaaatataaaaatctaaagtCAACATTGGGTAATTACATTAGCTGTAACCCAGTCTCTTAACGATTTCTATGATTTCCGAGTTGAATAGTTCACAGGGGAACATATGAACAGAATATAAAAGCACGAATCTTTCCCTTATGTATTAATGGATCCAAGCAAATATCTGATTTGCTCTAAACACAGCTAGCAGCAGTCATGGATGAGGCTGAAATAGTAATAAGATATGTTTaggtttttctttattatcatcatatatGCATGAAGCTGCCAAAATGGACCAAAACTGAAACGAGTATCAATGtcaaagagaaaagaataGCCAGCACAATAAATACCATGCAACGATTgagcttcttcttcatcatctttcaATACTCGAGATAACAGTTAATCCATTTACTCATTAGCTACTTGCAAGAAGCTAGATAGATAGCACCTAAAATGGCTTCTCTTTCTGAAACAAATAAGTTTACGTGTACAATTATTGTCTCCatgttgttgttgattatCTCTACGCAATGTGAAGCACAACTCTCACCAACATTCTACGATGCCACTTGCCCAAGTGCCCTCAACACAATCCGAATGGGCATTAGAAATGCTGTTTCACGAGAGCGTAGGATGGCGGCATCCCTCATTCGCCTCCATTTTCATGATTGCTTCGTTCAAGGTTGTGACGCGTTCATTTTGTTGGACGATTCCTCCTCCATTGACAGCGAGAAAAATGCACttccaaattttaaatcagCTAGAGGGTTCGATATTATAGATAGTGCCAAGTCTCAACTGGAGAGAGTTGGCCCTAGAGTTGTTTCATGCGCTGATATCGTTGCTGTTGCAGCCCGTGATGCTTCTTTCGCTGTGAGtaaatcatcattaattttctaCAAGATTAAAACAATAAGAGACATAGTGCTAACAGAAACAGTGATAAGCCGATGCCGTTCTGTGCTATTAATCTTGATATATAATTCATTGTTAGTTctggttaattaattaatttgaaaatattaattacaagTTGGAGGACCATCATGGACAGTTAAGCTTGGTAGAAGAGACTCAACAGCTGCAAGCAGAAGCATAGCAGAAAACCTCCCCAGCTTTACAGATGGCTTGGACAAACTTATTTCCACCTTCGCTACCAAACTTATTGCCCTTTCAGGTATCCCCCCCTCTCCCCCtctgtgtgtgtttgtgtgtgtgtgtgtgtgtgtataatatTTGTCTTATCataatgtatataaaaaataatatttgttaattaactATGTCTAAgtaatcaataatattaattaatttattgtttcatttGAAATTCAGGAGCTCATACAATTGGCCAAGCACAATGTGCATTTTTCCGTGATAGGATTTATAACATCAAAGCAATATTGATGCTGGATTCGCGAGCACACGAAGGCGTCAGTGCCCGGCTAATGGTGGCGACAGCAATCTATCACCACTTGATTTGGTGACACCCATTTCTTTCGATAACAATTACTTCAAGAATCTCATTCAGAAGAAGGGTCTTCTCGCATCAGACCAAGTTCTTTTTAGTGGTGGATCTACTGATTCCATCGTTGATGAATATAGCAAAAAcccttcaaaatttaaatctgATTTTGGCCATGATTAAGATGGCAGATTATCAGTCCTCTCACGGGCGCTGCTGGAAAAATTCGAAGAGTTTGCAATCTTGTCAACTAATGATTTAGTTTTTCTATTCTTTGATTTAGttttctaatatttaataacGGCAGGTCTACTGGTCCTGCATGATAAAAAAAGTGACATAGTGGCAAATAATGGCAAGCTCCAATCAATTACAAGTCAAGCACCAATCAAGGTCCCAACGGCTACAACTCTATTACAAAAATGTTAAAGCTTGAAATTAGGAGTAGACAAACAGCATAATTCATGCTGATCATGATTATATACTTTCCTTATATTAACAGTCCAATAGTGTATATAATCATCATGTAAAGCATTCTCAATAGTAAGGAAAAATACTTTTCACTTTTCTAAAACTATATTTTCTTTACTGCATCTGGATTCTGGTTATCCAATGGTgtattgttttctttattaattaatttaatcattataaaattttaattgtgtatttaCAACTCTCTTGCATAGTAAGAATGATCAGTAATTACTTACATTTTATTGATATGCAAAATTGTGATACCttaaactttctgaaattaattAGTTCCAAATAATATCCACCAACATTAATTCTACCGAAAGCATGACATGGTATTAAACTTATATGACAGGGCAACAGATGAGGCACGAATTGTGTTTGAAATGCTGTTATTTATATGACTTCCAAATACAAATAGTTGTCATCAAAATTCTGCCCACAAGTTGATACCATACATGCAAGCCAAGGGcatgtaaaattatttcatgTAACCTGTACCACCCATGAGTAGGATTAGTAAGTCAGTTTTATTTTTGACAAGTTGTCTCAATCAGAAATGGTGTTAGCAGCGACCAAAAACATGGGTGACGTAGTGAAATGtaacctttttttatttttcttttggaggAAAGCTAACCTTTGATCAAGGACAAAAACAGCTAATATTACACTATCCCAAGAACGAAAATACAGTATTAGATAAGCTATAAGTTTCGTTCATTACAggatttttcctttataatcaaattgaaGACATTTGATCTCATGCGGCATTGGAGAAAATTTTTTCGGATATATATACCCAACTCAGATTTATAAGGTGAAACCACATTCTAATCTAGAAAGGAAGACATCATAGTGCCCTATACAACTACAACTACTGCTTCAACAACAATACGCCaacacaacaacaaaattcaacataaTACAGCGACCGGATCTGAACTAAAATCCGAAGATATTATTAAGACAAcatactaaaaaagaaaaactctcCTTGCAATGAAATGTCACTTAAGAAGACATGTTCTGTCTTCTCGTAAATTGCAAAACCAAGTTCCACATATAATATTGGTATCTGAAATGCTGTCATATAATACATTGCAATTAATCTTACCGAAACaagatttaaagaattaaCAATCATCAACTTTCTTTATGTATATCTGTAACTAAACATAATCAACTAATTGTgcaaaaaacacaaattaagataaaacaaaaagggtTTATGATACTAGGCAAGAGAGCTCTCTATTTTACGGGAGTTACTAGTGATTTCAAAACAAAGCATGTTgatcatatttatataataattaatgatataaaaacatctttaaaattttattctaatttcattctaaataaatataatatataatatatcatttatcgAGTGGTTCATTGGCATGAGTGGTAAGTGAATTGATGGAGATCCAAATCATcacataatttctttttctttttttttttaaataacctCAACTAAGTAGTGAGAAGATCCATTAAACTGAAAAATAGAATGATGAACTAATGGAGAGAGTTATTCTACCAAAAGGTCCGTAAagatataaaacaaaataaaaagtgaaacGAAGAAAAAGATTACATGAATCTATATTGAGAGAATCCAGACGATCTTTAATTAGTGCAAAATGAGGTAAATAAAGAGGtaacactactagaaaaataggttttacTGACACCAACTTAGTGtcagtaattaatttaactgaCACTTATTAATTGTATCAGTAATGCTCAAGTTAGAATACCCAACGGTCACAGCCCGGTTTGTTCCCACGCTATGCCGTGCGGCCTTAGGCGCCAAATTCGCACTCTCTTGGCCCTAAGTCAGCCTTACACCCAAATCCGTTGCTGGATTCGAGAACCAGAAAGAGGATTCACTCTAACTCAATAAGGATGGGAGAAAATAACAGATATTGCTCGATAGAATGCTTACAAAGCCATGTGTGCTGGAATTGTATATTGCTTCTTATTCATTTGGCCAAATGAGGCCCTCTTCTATTGATAGAGTACAAGGAAGTATCTAGAGAGTCTCTAGAGTTATCACAACTACCACCTAAGCACATTAATTACATAGGAAATATCTACATGCTCTACACAAGTCTCCATAGCTCTAGAATTCTCCATGGGCCAGGCCATGTGGAGGCTTGGGCTATGACATTCTCCCCCGCCTATTCCGGAGACATCCTCGTCGACTCACTGTGGAAGGCTTTGATCTTGTCTTGGAACTGCCACAAATCGTTTGCGGCCTCCCAACTTGTTTCGCTCTCGGGTAGTCCCTTCCATTTGACTAAGTACTCTTGGCACGGCGGAAAACTCTTCTTCCGAACCACACGGTCTGCCAAAATGGTCTCCACTTCCTTGTCATATACCCTTGTGTTGCCGAGTGGAGGGCGCTTGGATTCATCCCTTTTCGGATCTTCCGTATCCCCATGGTATGGCTTCAAGGAACTCACATGGAAGACCGGATGGAGTTTTCGCCAAGAGGGTAATTCTAGCTTGTACGACACATTGCcgactaggggtgggcaaaatatccgacccgacccgacccgatccgaaaCATTTCAAGTTCGGATCTGATCGAGTGGTGAACAAAACCCAATCGGGTGAAATTGTCTCAATCCGATCcgaaaacccgatcgggttgagacaaaaaaaaattggcaaaaattacaatatcaCACACATAACACACTCACATGAGTACACGACACAATCACTGAATCATTAACTCACAGAATACAGATCACAGTGTCACGGACTCACGGATTTACAGTAATTCACAATTCAGTAATTCACAAAGTATTCACCGCAACAAAACAATTCAGTAATTCACTCCAAACTATTCACCACAACAAAACAATTCAGTAATTcacaaagaaaagaacataAGCAAAGTAACAACTCACAAACCCTCACTCACTCAGACACTCACTGCCTCACGGTATCACAAACCCTCACTGTCACACACAAATCACTGAAACCAGCACTCAAGCCGTCAAGCATAAGCAGCCAACCCACACCCATTCACACCTCACGGCCTCCGTCGCTCACCACACGCAGAAAACACACACGCACAGTTCACGGCTTCACGGAGCTAGCTTCAACCGGCCACCACACGCAGCAACCGCTGCCGAGAACGACCCAACCAAAGCCGAAGCTGATTCGTGAAGATCGTGACCCGATCTATAGATCTGCTGCAACCAAGTGCCGGATCCACGCCTTGAATCCTCCACTCCACCATCACTCAGTCCGATTGAAGATCCACCCGGCAAGCTGCCTCCGATCCACTCGAGTCTCCACCATTGGCATTCACGGGTCACGGCTGTTGAGTGTTGACATCCGGCCACCACACCCATTCACGCTCACACCTCACGGGTCACGACTCCAgtttcaaaactcaaaaggtCTCTTCACTCTCTGTTTTGGAAGTTGGAAGTTTGGAACTTGGAAGCCCGAATCAGCAAATCCGGcttttaaacttatttaagagatggtatataatatataattatatatgcattaatgattaattataattgttatttgttatatgttatatgaGAAATGTTAATTGTAACTTTGtatgttaattatatataattatatattgttaaattttatcaataaaatgaaaataatccggcattaattttctgttacttattaataattgattttttgtatgaatagtaatgttagattaaaaattaaaattaaattttatgttacaatataaattataattatatatgtcataTGATATGTGTATTTGTACAATAGTTTCAACTTCAACcaaaaattaaccaatttaATTGTAGtagtttcaagtttcaacttcaacaaataattaatcaatttaattaattgcatgataaccaataagtaaatattaagTGGTTAAGTACATATAATGTGGGCataataagaattaagaattGAAGATACGgatatgtaattaatattatattattttggccAATGGATaattagatattataaattaaataattacattaatttcttggttttcttttatggaatatgcatcttgaattcttgatcatatataaacattatggtggaaaattggaaatatagatttcaaaaagtttcataaaattaaattaacaattatttgaatcaatttgtaatactaactattaagtagattttttttaatagtctttttgtgttttaatttatgaattaatgattaataattatttatttgtatgttTAGATGTCTGGACACTCAAGATCGAATTCAATAAGTGATGATGACAATCAAAGTGTTCAAATGGAAGGAACTCAAAAGGCAAAGTGGAAAAGACCAGCGATGAAGAAAATATCTGCGACGTGGAATCATTTTACTTTGGTTGAGGA
This window of the Citrus sinensis cultivar Valencia sweet orange chromosome 8, DVS_A1.0, whole genome shotgun sequence genome carries:
- the LOC102613428 gene encoding lignin-forming anionic peroxidase-like; translation: MASLSETNKFTCTIIVSMLLLIISTQCEAQLSPTFYDATCPSALNTIRMGIRNAVSRERRMAASLIRLHFHDCFVQGCDAFILLDDSSSIDSEKNALPNFKSARGFDIIDSAKSQLERVGPRVVSCADIVAVAARDASFAVSKSSLIFYKIKTIRDIVLTETVISRCRSVLLILIYNSLLVLVN